The Pseudomonas oryzicola genomic sequence GCACAGCACCCACAGGCTGGCCGAGATTTCCTTGTACTTGCCGGTACCTGCCTTCAACGCCACGTAGCTGATGAAGCCCAGGGCAATACCGTCGGCGACCGAGAACGTCAGCGGCATCATGATCACCGTGACGATCGCCGGAATGCTGTCGGTGGCCTCGTCCCAGTGGATATGCGCCATGCTGCCCATCATCAGCATCGCCACATAGATCAGCGCACCGGCAGTCGCGTAAGCGGGAATCATCCCGGCCAGTGGCGCGAAGAACATCGCGGCAATGAACAGCAGGCCGACCACCACCGCTGTCAGGCCGGTGCGGCCACCTGCGGCTACACCGGCAGCACTTTCCACATAGCTGGTCACCGGCGGCACGCCGACCACGGCACCGAACACGCTGGAGGCACTGTCGGCCTTGAGGGCTTTCGACAGGTTCTCGATGCGCCCGTCCGGCGCCACCAGGTTGGCCCGCTGCGCCACGCCCATCAGGGTGCCAGCGGTGTCGAACATGTGCACGAAGAGGAACGCCAGCACCACGCTGATCATGCTGACGTTGAACACCCCGGCCACATCCATGGCCATCCAGGTCGGGGCCAGGCTCGGCGGCATCGACATCACCCCGCCAAACTTGACCAGGCCCAGGCCCCAGCCCGCCACGGTGACGCCGATGATGCTGATCAGGATCGCGCCGAACACCCGCTTGTAGCTGAGGATGGCGATCAGCAGGAAGCACAGCGCCGCCAGCAGCGGCCCCGGCTCGTGCAGCGAGCCCAGCTTGATCAGGGTGGCCGGGCTGTCGACGATGATGCCTGCCGTCTTCAGGCCGATCAGCCCGAGAAACAGTCCGACGCCGGCACCCATGGCATGGCGCAGGCTGACCGGGATGCTGTTGAGCAACCATTCGCGCACTTTCGACAAGGTCAGGAACATGAACAGCACGCCGGAGACGAACACCGCCCCCAGTGCCGTTTCCCAGTTGTAGCCCATGGTGCCGACCACGGTGTAGGTGAAGAAGGCGTTGAGGCCCATGCCGGGCGCCAGGCCCACCGGCCAGTTGGCGTACAGGCCCATCAGCAGGCAGCCCAGTGCGGCGGCGATGCAGGTAGCGACGAAGGCAGCGCCGTGGTCGATGCCGGCGTCGGCCATGATGTTGGGGTTGACGAAGATGATGTAGGCCATGGTGATGAAGGTGGTCACCCCGGCGATCAGCTCGGTCCTGACGGTACTGCCGTGTTGCTTGAGTTTGAAAATCCGCTCCAGCCAGCTCGTTTCGAGCGGTGGGGCGAGATCCAGCGTAGGGGCTTCGGATTTGCGGCTTTCCACAGCAAGTACTCCTCAAGTCTTTCTTGTTGTTCTTGGGCCCGGTTCCTGCGCAATGCACTTGGCGGCCCCGCGAGGGAAGGCAGACGTCTGACCCTTTGTTGACTTGCGGGTCAAGAAGTTGCTCGGGGGATTATGCTTTTGTGTACAAATAATGCAAATAATGTTTTATCTTTCGTATGCGCAATGTCGCGTACAACAGCTATATAGGTAAAAGGCCACCTGCAGAATCGGCTCAGCCTGTGTACAATGGCGCCATACTTTCCTTCGTGCCTCGAGAGCTCATGAACGAACAGCTGCAACCTCTGAAGAAACCTGCGCGCAACGGCAAGGCCGGCCGCAGTGGTACCCAGGACGACATCGTCTACGCGCATATTTTCGAGGCGATCCTCGAGCAGCGTCTGGCTCCGGGCACCAAGTTGAGCGAGGAAGCGCTGGGCGAGATCTTCGGCGTCAGCCGCACCATCATCCGCCGTGCCTTGTCGCGCCTGGCCCACGAAAGCGTGGTGCTGCTGCGGCCGAACCGTGGTGCGGTGGTGGCCAGCCCCACGGTGGAAGAAGCCCGTCAGGTGTTCTTCTCGCGACGCATGGTCGAGCGGGCGATCACCGAGCTGGCGGTGCAGCACGCCACGCCAGAGCAGCTCAACGAACTGCGGCAGATGGTGCGCGACGAGCGTGACAGTTTTTCCCGTGGCGACCGTGGTGCCGGCATCCGCCTGTCCGGCGAGTTCCACCTCAAGCTGGCGGAGGCTGCCGGTAACGCGCCACTGGTCAGCTTCCAGCGCAGCCTGGTGTCGCAGACCTCGCTGATCATCGCCCAGTACGAAAGCGGCAACCGCTCGCACTGCTCGTATGACGAGCACATGCAACTGATCGATGCCATCGAGGCGCGTGATGCCGAGCAGGCCGTGAGCCTGATGATGCACCACATGGACCACATCGACAGCAAGCTTAACCTGGACGAGGAAAGCGCCTCGGACGACCTGCATGCGGTGTTTTCGCACCTGCTGAAAAAGCCCAAGGTAGCCGCCAAGGGTTGATCGTTTGCCTGAATGAAGAAGGGGCTGCGTTGCAGCCCCTTTCTGTTTTCAGCGCTGGTGCACGCAACGCCCGGCGGCGTAGGTTTCGCGCACGGTGCGATCGTCGCCCAGGGTGGTGAGCACGAACAGCGTCTCTTCAATGCTGTTGGATTGCTGGATACGGTAGTCCAGCAGCGGCGTGGCCTTGTAGTCCAGCACCACGAAGTCGGCATCGTTACCCGGGCGCAGGCTGCCGATGCGGTCGTCCAGGCGCAGCGCCCGGGCGCCGCCGAGGGTGGCCAGGTACAGCGATTTGTACGGGTGCAGGCGCGCGCCCTGCAGTTGCATCACCTTGTACGCTTCGTTGAGGGTGTTGAGCAGCGAGAAGCTGGTACCGGCGCCGACGTCGGTGCCCAGACCCACATTGACCTTGAAGCGCTCGGCCTGCGGCAGGTTGAACAGGCCGCTGCCAAGGAACAGGTTGGAGGTAGGGCAGAAGGCCACGGCCGAACCGGTTTCAGCCAGACGCTGGCATTCCTCGTCACACAGGTGCACGCCATGGGCGAACACCGAGCGTTCGCCCAGCAGCTCGAAGTGGTCGTACACGTCGAGGTAGCCCTTCTGCTCGGGGAACAGCGACTTGACCCAATCGATTTCCTTGAGGTTTTCCGACAGGTGCGTGTGCAGGTACACGCCCGGGTGCTCCTTGAGCAACTGGCCGGCCAGGGCCAGCTGTTGCGGGGTGCTGGTCGGGGCGAAGCGCGGGGTAACGGCGTAGTGCAGGCGGCCCTTGCCATGCCAGCGCTCGATCAGCGCCTTGCTTTCGGCGTAGCCGGACTCGGCGGTGTCGGTCAGGTAGTCCGGCGCGTTGCGGTCCATCATCACCTTACCGGCGATCAGGCGCAGGTCCAGGCGCTCGGCCTCTTCGAACAGGGCATTGACCGATTGCGGGTGCACGCTGCCGAACACCAGCGCAGTGGTAGTGCCGTTGCGCAGCAGTTCCTTGAGGAAGATCTTCGCGACCTGGTCGGCGTGATCCTTGTCGGCGAACTGCTTTTCGCAAGGGAAGGTGTAGGTGTTCAGCCAGTCCAGCAGCTGTTCGCCATAGGAACCGATCATGCCGGTTTGCGGGAAGTGGATGTGGGTGTCGATGAAGCCTGGGGTGATCAGCGCGTCCTGGTAGTGCTCGACCTGGATGTCGGCATCCAGGCTCGGCAGCAGTTCGCTGGCGTGGCCAACGGCGCGGATGCGGCCATCGTCGACCACCAGCAGGCCATCCTCGAAGTATTCATGGGAAGCCTCCAGGCCCACCTCGGCCGGGTCGGCGATGCTGTGCAGGATGGCGGCACGGTAGGCTTTGCGGGTAACGGTCATAACACTCTCGTCAAAGGGTTTGGCTGCGCCGGGAGGATGGCAGCAACTGGGCAATGGGGCCGGCATTGGCCGCAGCGTCGTGCTGGCCGAAGCAGGCGTTGTAGGTGGCGATGATCTCGGCGGCGATGGACACGGCGATCTCGATGGGCAGCTTGCCCTTGACCTCGGCCAGGCCCATCGGGCAGCGCATGCGCGCCAGCACGGCATCGTCGTAGCCGCGCTCGCGCAGGCGGTGTTCGAACTTGACCCGCTTGGTCTTCGAGCCGATCAGGCCGAACCAGGTGAAGTCGTTGCGCTTGAGGATGGCGGCGGTCAGTTCCAGGTCGAGCTGGTGGTTGTGGGTCATGACGATGCAGTAGCTGCCAGGTGGCAGGCTTGCGACTTCGTCGACCGGTTCCTCGCTGACCACCTTGGTCACCCCGTCGGGTACCAGGGCCGGGAATTCCTGCTCGCGCGAGTCGATCCAGCGCACCCGGCAGGGCAGCGCGGCGAGCAAGGGTACCAGAGCGCGGCCGACATGGCCCGCGCCGAACACGGCAACCTGCGCCTGCACGGCGGCCATGGGTTCGAACAGCAGCACGGTGACGCCGCCGCAGCACTGGCCCAGGCTGGCGCCGAGGCTGAAGCGCTCCAGGTGCGGGGTGCTGCGTTGCTCCTGGAGCATCTGCCGGGCGATGTGCAGGGCTTTGTATTCCAGGTGGCCGCCGCCGATGGTGTCGAACAGGCCGGTAGCGCTGACGACCATTTTCGAGCCGGCGTTGCGCGGGGTCGAACCGCGCTCCTCGATGATGGTGACCAGCACGCAGGCTTCGCCACGGGACTGGTGGTCGGCGAGGGCGTTGAT encodes the following:
- a CDS encoding NCS2 family permease, translating into MESRKSEAPTLDLAPPLETSWLERIFKLKQHGSTVRTELIAGVTTFITMAYIIFVNPNIMADAGIDHGAAFVATCIAAALGCLLMGLYANWPVGLAPGMGLNAFFTYTVVGTMGYNWETALGAVFVSGVLFMFLTLSKVREWLLNSIPVSLRHAMGAGVGLFLGLIGLKTAGIIVDSPATLIKLGSLHEPGPLLAALCFLLIAILSYKRVFGAILISIIGVTVAGWGLGLVKFGGVMSMPPSLAPTWMAMDVAGVFNVSMISVVLAFLFVHMFDTAGTLMGVAQRANLVAPDGRIENLSKALKADSASSVFGAVVGVPPVTSYVESAAGVAAGGRTGLTAVVVGLLFIAAMFFAPLAGMIPAYATAGALIYVAMLMMGSMAHIHWDEATDSIPAIVTVIMMPLTFSVADGIALGFISYVALKAGTGKYKEISASLWVLCAIFIAKFVFL
- a CDS encoding GntR family transcriptional regulator yields the protein MNEQLQPLKKPARNGKAGRSGTQDDIVYAHIFEAILEQRLAPGTKLSEEALGEIFGVSRTIIRRALSRLAHESVVLLRPNRGAVVASPTVEEARQVFFSRRMVERAITELAVQHATPEQLNELRQMVRDERDSFSRGDRGAGIRLSGEFHLKLAEAAGNAPLVSFQRSLVSQTSLIIAQYESGNRSHCSYDEHMQLIDAIEARDAEQAVSLMMHHMDHIDSKLNLDEESASDDLHAVFSHLLKKPKVAAKG
- the guaD gene encoding guanine deaminase — protein: MTVTRKAYRAAILHSIADPAEVGLEASHEYFEDGLLVVDDGRIRAVGHASELLPSLDADIQVEHYQDALITPGFIDTHIHFPQTGMIGSYGEQLLDWLNTYTFPCEKQFADKDHADQVAKIFLKELLRNGTTTALVFGSVHPQSVNALFEEAERLDLRLIAGKVMMDRNAPDYLTDTAESGYAESKALIERWHGKGRLHYAVTPRFAPTSTPQQLALAGQLLKEHPGVYLHTHLSENLKEIDWVKSLFPEQKGYLDVYDHFELLGERSVFAHGVHLCDEECQRLAETGSAVAFCPTSNLFLGSGLFNLPQAERFKVNVGLGTDVGAGTSFSLLNTLNEAYKVMQLQGARLHPYKSLYLATLGGARALRLDDRIGSLRPGNDADFVVLDYKATPLLDYRIQQSNSIEETLFVLTTLGDDRTVRETYAAGRCVHQR
- the xdhC gene encoding xanthine dehydrogenase accessory protein XdhC, which codes for MHQWINALADHQSRGEACVLVTIIEERGSTPRNAGSKMVVSATGLFDTIGGGHLEYKALHIARQMLQEQRSTPHLERFSLGASLGQCCGGVTVLLFEPMAAVQAQVAVFGAGHVGRALVPLLAALPCRVRWIDSREQEFPALVPDGVTKVVSEEPVDEVASLPPGSYCIVMTHNHQLDLELTAAILKRNDFTWFGLIGSKTKRVKFEHRLRERGYDDAVLARMRCPMGLAEVKGKLPIEIAVSIAAEIIATYNACFGQHDAAANAGPIAQLLPSSRRSQTL